The sequence AGCCACGCTCGACGCCACGGCCAAGGCTGCAGGGGTGTCCAAAGGCGGACTCCTCTACCACTTCGGCTCGAAGGACGACCTCGAAGCCGGACTGATGGAGCGCCTCGACAACCTCACGACACTCGACCTGGAACGGATGTCGTCCGCTGAGGAAGGCCCCGTCGCGTACTACGTGCGCACATCGGTGATGGAGGACGACGCACTCGACCGCGCACTCATCGCCGCGACCCGACTCGCGCAGGGCGGATCCGTGCCGGCAGCCGACATGCTCCGCGACACGCGGCGACGGTGGGCCGAGACGATCCGTCCGCACGTGCGCGACACGGCGAGTCTCGACCTGGTGATGCTGGTCAGCGACGGGCTCTACTTCAACAACTCGCTCGACGTGCACGGGCCCGAGCGCCTGGTCCCCCGCAGCGACGAGCTCGCCGAGCTGATCGCGCTGGTCCTGAAGGCGACGGCCTGACCGCACCGACCCACGCAAGAGGGCGGGAGCATCACGCTCCCGCCCTCTTGTCTGCAGCCGTCGATCAGACCTCGGTGATCTCGATCTGACGGAACAGGTCGGCGTCGATGGCGGCGCGCACGTCGTCGAGCAGCTCGTCGGACACCGGGGAGTCCAGCGTCAAAACGCTGAGCGCCTGTGCACCGGCCGCCTCGCGGGCGATCTGCATGCCGGCGATGTTGATGCCCGCCTCGCCGAACTTCTGACCGTAGACCGCGACGATGCCGGGACGGTCGGTGTACAGCATGACGACGTGGTGCTTCTCGATCGGCAGCTCGAGCGCGTGATCGTTGATGCCGATCAGCTTCTCGGCCTGCTTCGGGCCCGTGAGCGTGCCGGACACCGACAGCTGGGACCCGTCCGACAGCGCGCCGGCGAGCGTGATCACGTTGCGGTACTCATCGCTCACGTCGTCTTTGAGCAGGCGCACGGCGATGCCGCGCTGGTCGGCGAGGAGCGGCGCGTTGACGTAGGAGACGGTCTCGCTGACGATGTTCGTGAAGACGCCCTTGAGAGCGGCGAGCTTGAGCACGCTCACGTCATAGTCGTTGAGCTCACCGTGCACCTCGACATCGAGGCTCGTGAGCGGCGAGGTCGCCAGCGACGCGAAGATCTGACCGAGCTTCTCGACCAGCGAGATGCCGGGGCGCACGTACGGGTCGATGACACCGCCGGCGACGTTGACCGCGTCGGGCACCAGGTCGCCGCCGAGCGCGAGACGCACGGATCGGGCGACCGAGACGCCGGCCTTCTCCTGCGCCTCCTCGGTGCTCGCACCGAGGTGCGGGGTGACGACGACGTTGGGAAGATCGAGCAGCGGACGAGCGGTGCCACCCTCTGCGGGGGGCTCGGAGGTGAAGACGTCGAGGCCCGCACCGGCGATCTCTCCCGCGACGAGGGCGGCGTGCAGCGCCTCCTCGTCGATCAGGCCGCCGCGCGCGACGTTGACGACGAACGCTGTCGGCTTCATGGCCTTGAACTGCTCGGCACCGATCATGCCGGTGGTCTCCGGCGTCTTCGGCATGTGGATCGTGAGGAAGTCCGACTCGGCGACGAGCTCATCGAGCGAGAGGAGTTGCACGCCGAGCTGCTGGGCGCGCGCCGAGGTGACGTAGGGGTCGTAGGCGACGACACGCATGTCGAAAGCGGCAAGGCGCGCGGCGACGAGCGCACCGATGCGACCGAGGCCGACGATGCCGACCGTCTTCTCGAAGAGTTCGGCTCCCGTGAAGGAGCTGCGCTTCCAGGCGCCTGCGGAGAGCGAGGCGTGCGCGGCCGGAATGCGGCGGGCGAGGCTCAGGATGTGGCCGACCGTGAGCTCGGCGGCGGAGACGATGTTGGAGGTCGGCGCATTGACGACCATGACGCCGGCAGCCGTGGCCGCCTTGATGTCGACGTTGTCGAGGCCGACTCCGGCACGGGCGACGACCTTGAGCTTCGGCGCGTGGGTGAGCGCTTCCTCATCGATGCGGGTCGCCGAGCGGACCAGCACGGCATCGGCATCCGCCAGCGCCGCGAACAGCGCCTCACGGTCGGTGCCGTCGACGTTGCGGACGTCGAAGTCGGGGCCGAGGGCCTCGATGGTGGCGGGAGAGAGTACTTCGGCGATGAGCACGACGGGCTTCGGCACAGTGGATCCTTCGGGGCAGCGCGGCAGGCGGGAGTGGCCGATGCGCCGCACACCATGGGGGCGCGATCGCGTCAACTCTACCCGAGCGCTCGAGGCCCTCCGTGCCGTGTGACCGCGTGCGACTCAGGCGCTCGGCATCGTGAGGCTGAGCGCGATGAGGCTCATCCAGAAGACCGCGACGATGCCGAGTCCCGCGAGGAACACCAGGGAGAGCTCTCCGACATTGCGTCGTCGACCGATCACGAACGCGAACGCGAAGACGATGGCGGGAAAGGCGACGCCGAACAGGAGTGTCGCCCATCCCCCTCCGGTCAATCCGGTCTGCGCCATCGTGATCAGGTGTGCGACGGCGTTCCACACCGCGTAGGCGTAGAACAGCCCTGCCAGCCCGATGACGAGTCCGACGAGCCAGCGGGGCGAGCCCGCCGAGACCTGCTGAGGAGCGGAAGACGCACTCACGATCCGATCACCCCCACGGTGACGAAGGGCCAGGGAACGAGGAGGACCACGCCCGCGAGCAGCACGGCGACGCGGATCCATGCGGCCCTCCCCCGGGTCAGGACCCAGGTCGCGAGGAACCACAGCGCGGGCGCGGCGATCGCCAGCACGAACCACGGCAGGAACATGGCGTCGTCGACGAGGAACGAGGCCAGCGGCTTGAGTCGCAGTCCGCCGACGATCCAACCGATCGTGTAGAGGAGATAGACGCCGCCGACGACCCCGAGGATCAGCAGCATCATGGTGCTCATGCTCGCCGGCTCGTCGGGCGCAGCGGGAGTGACGGTGCCGTCATCCTCGACCGTCCCCACCTCTTCGCTGCCCCTGCCCACGGCGTTCCAGCCGTGCGGAAGGGCGCGATCCTGCGGCGCCGCGGCGTCGTCGCCCTCCCAGCTGAGGGCGTCGTCGGAATCGGAAGTCATCTCCCCAGAGTAGGACACCCGGTCCACTATGCTCGGGGTTGCCTTGAGCCGGTATGGCGGGCACCGGAGGGAAAAGGGGAGCACCGTGGCCGACAGCGACAACAAGAACGCCGACGTCGAGCGGCCTGCGGCGAGCAGCACGAACACCGAGCCGCCCGCCGGATGGGTCCCCACTCCCGAGGCGAAAGCGAAGGCCACCCGCTTCCGCTGGATCGCCGCCGTGCTCTGGGCCATCGCGATCATCGGCGAAGCCGTCGGCATCTTCTGGCTGCT is a genomic window of Microbacterium maritypicum containing:
- a CDS encoding TetR/AcrR family transcriptional regulator, with the translated sequence MPRPPLAREKVLDAFEAILIEDGERAATLDATAKAAGVSKGGLLYHFGSKDDLEAGLMERLDNLTTLDLERMSSAEEGPVAYYVRTSVMEDDALDRALIAATRLAQGGSVPAADMLRDTRRRWAETIRPHVRDTASLDLVMLVSDGLYFNNSLDVHGPERLVPRSDELAELIALVLKATA
- the serA gene encoding phosphoglycerate dehydrogenase, which produces MPKPVVLIAEVLSPATIEALGPDFDVRNVDGTDREALFAALADADAVLVRSATRIDEEALTHAPKLKVVARAGVGLDNVDIKAATAAGVMVVNAPTSNIVSAAELTVGHILSLARRIPAAHASLSAGAWKRSSFTGAELFEKTVGIVGLGRIGALVAARLAAFDMRVVAYDPYVTSARAQQLGVQLLSLDELVAESDFLTIHMPKTPETTGMIGAEQFKAMKPTAFVVNVARGGLIDEEALHAALVAGEIAGAGLDVFTSEPPAEGGTARPLLDLPNVVVTPHLGASTEEAQEKAGVSVARSVRLALGGDLVPDAVNVAGGVIDPYVRPGISLVEKLGQIFASLATSPLTSLDVEVHGELNDYDVSVLKLAALKGVFTNIVSETVSYVNAPLLADQRGIAVRLLKDDVSDEYRNVITLAGALSDGSQLSVSGTLTGPKQAEKLIGINDHALELPIEKHHVVMLYTDRPGIVAVYGQKFGEAGINIAGMQIAREAAGAQALSVLTLDSPVSDELLDDVRAAIDADLFRQIEITEV